A window from Ignavibacteriota bacterium encodes these proteins:
- the malQ gene encoding 4-alpha-glucanotransferase, with protein MKFERSAGILLHPTSLPGDYGIGTIGKNAYHFVDFLAESGQKLWQIFPLGPTGYGDSPYQSFSTFAGNPLLIDLDFLKEDGLLSENDLKSIPHFQKNNIDFGKLIEVKFQLLSIAFQNYKISGKIFSQNCGDFCNENAYWLDDYALFMAVKEFHGGKLWTEWEQDIAFRNNNSVEKWKDKLEYRFNFQKFLQYTFYSQWKKLKNYANSKGIKIVGDIPIFIAYDSSDLWANKNLFSVAEDGKLETKAGVPPDYFSATGQLWGNPLYKWDEIQKDNFNWWKKRILKTLELVDIIRIDHFRGLEAYWEIPGDAPTAQIGRWVKAPGRELFNEIKKDLGDLPIIAEDLGVITPGVEKLRDDFGFPGMKILQFSFGPNGDKNFLPHNYVKNCVVYTGSHDNDTTTGFFEKERENNTGVYEWTQKYLNYYGDNLTQELIRTAYASVANFVVIPMQDILGLGTEARMNFPGKLGGNWTWRFEWNQVNPNLSLYLKSLVELYERNKVKSETQLLQGIKEK; from the coding sequence ATGAAATTCGAAAGAAGCGCCGGAATTTTACTTCACCCAACTTCTCTGCCTGGAGATTACGGTATAGGCACAATTGGAAAAAATGCTTACCATTTTGTTGATTTTTTAGCTGAATCTGGACAAAAACTTTGGCAAATTTTCCCTTTAGGTCCAACCGGTTATGGAGATTCGCCATATCAATCTTTTTCTACATTTGCCGGAAATCCATTATTAATAGATTTGGATTTTCTTAAAGAAGACGGATTGCTTTCTGAAAATGATTTAAAAAGTATCCCGCATTTTCAAAAAAATAATATTGATTTTGGAAAACTTATTGAAGTGAAATTTCAATTACTTTCAATCGCTTTTCAGAATTATAAAATTTCCGGAAAAATATTTTCACAAAATTGCGGAGATTTCTGTAATGAAAATGCATATTGGCTTGATGATTATGCATTATTTATGGCAGTTAAAGAATTTCACGGCGGTAAATTATGGACGGAATGGGAACAAGATATTGCCTTCAGAAATAATAATTCAGTTGAGAAATGGAAAGATAAATTGGAATATCGGTTTAATTTCCAAAAATTTCTGCAATATACTTTTTATTCACAATGGAAAAAGTTGAAAAATTATGCAAACTCTAAAGGGATAAAAATAGTCGGTGATATTCCAATTTTTATTGCTTATGACAGTTCTGATCTTTGGGCAAATAAAAATTTATTTTCTGTTGCTGAAGATGGAAAACTTGAAACTAAAGCTGGAGTTCCACCAGATTATTTTTCAGCAACCGGTCAACTTTGGGGAAATCCACTTTACAAATGGGATGAAATCCAAAAAGATAATTTCAACTGGTGGAAGAAAAGAATTTTAAAAACGTTAGAATTAGTTGATATAATAAGAATCGATCACTTTAGAGGTTTGGAAGCTTATTGGGAAATTCCCGGTGACGCACCAACTGCACAAATCGGTCGCTGGGTAAAAGCTCCGGGTAGAGAATTATTTAATGAAATTAAAAAGGATCTTGGAGATCTTCCAATAATTGCAGAGGATTTGGGAGTTATTACACCTGGTGTTGAAAAACTTCGAGATGATTTCGGATTTCCGGGAATGAAAATTTTGCAGTTTTCATTTGGACCAAATGGTGATAAAAATTTTCTCCCTCACAATTATGTTAAAAATTGTGTTGTTTATACAGGTTCACATGATAATGATACTACAACCGGATTTTTTGAGAAAGAAAGAGAAAACAATACTGGAGTTTATGAGTGGACACAAAAATATTTAAATTATTATGGCGATAATTTAACCCAAGAATTAATCAGAACTGCATATGCTTCAGTCGCAAATTTTGTTGTAATTCCAATGCAAGATATTTTGGGATTAGGAACAGAAGCAAGAATGAATTTCCCCGGAAAATTAGGCGGAAATTGGACTTGGAGATTTGAATGGAATCAAGTAAATCCAAATCTTTCACTATATTTAAAATCTCTTGTTGAACTTTATGAACGAAATAAAGTAAAATCAGAAACACAATTATTACAAGGAATTAAAGAAAAATAA
- a CDS encoding TerB family tellurite resistance protein: MLEFILNALNTSKINSDETSKKHALKVAACALFLEVANIDDNISESEEKKIINIMRNNFKLSDDEIALLISKSKEEVKKSVSIYEFTEIVNKNFDSNEKYNLIKNLWQIAFADGNLDMYEEHYIKKICNNLFLTHKDRIAAKLEVKTELGL, translated from the coding sequence ATGCTTGAATTTATTTTAAATGCACTAAATACCAGCAAAATTAATTCTGATGAAACTTCAAAAAAACATGCACTAAAAGTTGCGGCATGCGCATTATTTTTGGAAGTTGCAAATATTGATGATAATATTAGCGAAAGTGAAGAAAAAAAAATTATTAATATTATGAGAAATAATTTTAAACTTTCTGATGATGAAATTGCTTTGCTTATTTCCAAATCTAAAGAAGAAGTAAAAAAATCTGTAAGTATTTATGAGTTTACAGAAATTGTTAACAAAAATTTTGATAGTAATGAAAAGTACAATCTAATTAAAAATCTTTGGCAAATTGCTTTTGCCGATGGAAATTTGGATATGTATGAAGAACATTACATCAAAAAAATATGCAATAATTTATTTCTAACCCATAAAGACAGAATTGCTGCAAAACTTGAAGTTAAAACAGAATTAGGTTTATAA
- the mdh gene encoding malate dehydrogenase gives MAKKKIALIGGGQIGGVLAQLIAFKELADVVLFDIVEDMPQGKTLDIAEASRIDGFDVSLKGANQYSEIAGSDLVIVTAGLPRKPGMSRDDLLVTNAKIMKIVAEGVKEFAPNSIVIIISNPLDAMVTLFQKVSGFPHHKVIGQAGVLDSSRFSTFIAWELGVSVKDVNAMVLGGHGDTMVPLVRYANVNGVPVMELLERKYNNSAKAKEVMNAMVERTKMAGGEVVKLLKTGSAFYSPASAAIAMAESILGDQKRVLASCVYLNGDYGVNGYYVGVPAVLGENGCEKILEVTLNDEEQTLFNNSVKAVTDLVADMDRLGF, from the coding sequence ATGGCTAAGAAAAAAATTGCGCTTATTGGTGGCGGACAAATTGGTGGCGTTTTAGCCCAACTTATTGCATTTAAAGAATTAGCAGATGTTGTTTTATTTGATATAGTTGAAGATATGCCGCAAGGCAAAACACTTGATATTGCGGAAGCATCTCGCATTGATGGATTTGATGTAAGTTTAAAAGGCGCAAATCAATACAGCGAAATTGCTGGCTCTGATTTAGTTATTGTTACCGCTGGATTACCTCGTAAACCCGGAATGAGCAGAGACGATTTATTAGTTACTAATGCAAAAATAATGAAAATTGTTGCAGAAGGTGTTAAAGAATTTGCACCAAATTCAATTGTGATTATTATTTCTAATCCATTAGATGCAATGGTTACACTTTTCCAAAAAGTTTCCGGATTTCCACATCATAAAGTGATTGGTCAAGCCGGAGTTTTAGATTCATCAAGATTTTCAACATTCATCGCATGGGAATTAGGTGTTTCGGTAAAAGATGTAAATGCTATGGTTTTAGGCGGACACGGAGACACAATGGTTCCACTAGTTAGATATGCAAATGTAAACGGCGTTCCGGTAATGGAATTATTGGAAAGGAAATATAATAATTCTGCAAAAGCCAAAGAAGTAATGAATGCAATGGTTGAAAGAACAAAAATGGCTGGCGGTGAAGTTGTGAAATTATTAAAAACCGGTTCAGCATTTTATTCACCAGCTTCTGCAGCAATTGCAATGGCTGAATCTATTTTAGGTGATCAAAAAAGAGTTTTAGCATCATGCGTTTACTTAAATGGTGATTACGGTGTTAATGGATATTATGTTGGCGTTCCTGCAGTTTTAGGTGAAAATGGATGCGAAAAAATTCTTGAAGTTACGTTGAATGATGAAGAGCAAACTTTATTTAATAATTCAGTTAAAGCAGTTACTGATTTAGTTGCAGATATGGATAGATTGGGATTTTAA
- a CDS encoding ATP-binding protein gives MSKSFKHKFKSNPELLPKIESFILDSIQSEINISEEKKNSIEMAIAEAAANSIIHGNNSNPNKNIFVSISILKRKIKISIKDEGNGFNPKDIPDPTIPENILKGSGRGLFIMKSLADDVEYKFLKENTELILSFNL, from the coding sequence GTGAGTAAAAGTTTTAAACATAAATTTAAGAGTAATCCTGAACTTCTCCCTAAAATAGAAAGTTTCATTTTAGACTCAATTCAAAGTGAAATTAATATTAGTGAAGAAAAGAAGAATTCCATCGAAATGGCAATTGCTGAAGCTGCTGCAAATAGTATTATTCATGGAAATAATTCAAATCCGAATAAAAATATTTTTGTAAGCATCTCAATTTTAAAACGAAAAATTAAAATATCAATTAAGGATGAAGGAAACGGTTTTAATCCGAAAGATATTCCAGATCCAACAATTCCGGAAAATATTTTAAAAGGAAGCGGACGCGGTTTATTTATTATGAAGTCTTTGGCAGACGATGTTGAATATAAGTTTTTAAAGGAAAATACTGAATTAATTCTATCGTTTAATTTATAA
- the rplU gene encoding 50S ribosomal protein L21 yields the protein MYAVVDILGQQFKVEEKAKYYVPKLDSEVNKSITFDNILLFSDGNTTSIGNPSVKGVKVKAKVLEHLKDEKVIVFKKIRRKSYKLKNGHRQQLSRIEITNISTTKSKAAEKESE from the coding sequence ATGTACGCAGTTGTTGATATTTTAGGACAACAATTTAAAGTTGAAGAAAAAGCTAAATATTATGTACCTAAATTAGATTCTGAAGTTAATAAATCTATTACTTTTGATAATATTTTACTTTTTTCTGATGGAAATACTACATCAATAGGAAATCCATCTGTAAAGGGTGTGAAAGTTAAAGCAAAAGTTTTAGAACATTTAAAAGATGAAAAAGTTATTGTTTTTAAGAAAATAAGAAGAAAATCATACAAATTAAAAAATGGTCATAGACAACAGCTTTCAAGAATAGAAATTACGAATATTTCTACGACCAAATCCAAAGCTGCTGAAAAGGAGAGTGAATAA
- the pta gene encoding phosphate acetyltransferase, translated as MADLKLIEEIKSKAKNLRRTIVLPEAHDDRVLKAAQKLTNEGIAKVITLGNEDKIRSRARELECDLSGVRIIDYEKSEMFSDFSNIFYNMRKHKGVTIEQARETLKRDLFFGAMMVKESKADGFVAGSTASTGDVLRAALQCVGMPEGISIVSSFFLMIFPERVFSFADCAVVPNPDAAQLADIAITTAENHKKLTGEEPYVAMLSFSTKGSANHELVDKVLEATSIAKSKKPELMIDGELQFDAAIVESIGKKKAPESNVAGRANVLVFPDLQAGNIGYKIAQRLGGAEAVGPVVQGLKKPLFDLSRGCSVDDIVNTSAIAALMA; from the coding sequence ATGGCAGATTTAAAATTAATTGAAGAAATCAAATCAAAAGCAAAAAATTTAAGAAGAACAATTGTACTTCCCGAAGCACATGATGACAGAGTATTAAAAGCAGCTCAAAAACTAACAAATGAGGGAATTGCAAAAGTTATCACACTTGGAAATGAAGATAAAATTCGTTCAAGAGCAAGAGAATTGGAATGCGATCTTTCCGGAGTTAGAATTATTGATTATGAAAAATCAGAAATGTTTAGTGATTTTTCCAACATATTTTATAATATGAGAAAACACAAAGGTGTTACAATTGAGCAAGCAAGAGAAACTTTAAAGCGCGATTTATTTTTCGGTGCAATGATGGTAAAAGAATCAAAAGCAGATGGATTTGTTGCTGGCTCAACTGCATCTACCGGAGATGTATTACGAGCAGCTTTGCAATGTGTTGGAATGCCTGAGGGGATTTCAATTGTATCAAGTTTCTTTTTGATGATTTTTCCGGAAAGAGTTTTTTCTTTTGCGGATTGTGCAGTTGTTCCAAATCCGGATGCTGCACAGTTAGCTGATATTGCAATTACAACCGCAGAAAATCATAAAAAATTAACCGGAGAAGAACCTTATGTTGCCATGCTTTCTTTCTCAACAAAAGGAAGTGCAAATCACGAATTGGTTGATAAAGTTTTGGAAGCTACATCAATTGCGAAAAGTAAAAAACCGGAATTAATGATTGATGGCGAACTTCAATTTGATGCGGCAATTGTTGAATCGATTGGAAAGAAGAAAGCTCCTGAAAGCAATGTTGCCGGTCGTGCTAATGTTTTGGTTTTCCCGGATTTACAAGCCGGAAATATTGGTTACAAAATTGCACAAAGATTGGGCGGCGCAGAAGCTGTTGGCCCGGTTGTACAAGGATTGAAAAAACCACTATTTGATTTAAGCCGCGGATGCAGTGTTGATGATATCGTTAATACTTCTGCAATTGCTGCTTTGATGGCATAA
- the rpmA gene encoding 50S ribosomal protein L27 — MAHKKGQGSTRNGRDSNPQYLGVKRFGGEKITAGSILVRQRGTKFHPGNNVKIGSDDTLFSVIDGFVKFEVKRNNRKYISVYESLS; from the coding sequence ATGGCTCATAAAAAAGGTCAAGGTTCAACCAGAAACGGAAGAGATAGTAATCCTCAGTATCTTGGTGTAAAAAGATTTGGCGGTGAAAAAATTACAGCAGGTTCTATTTTAGTTAGACAAAGAGGAACAAAATTTCATCCCGGTAACAATGTAAAAATTGGAAGTGACGATACATTATTTTCTGTTATCGATGGATTTGTAAAATTTGAAGTAAAAAGAAATAATAGAAAATATATCAGCGTTTACGAAAGTTTAAGTTAA
- a CDS encoding MBL fold metallo-hydrolase produces MEIQFIGAAKTVTGSMHLVTTGSTKFLVDCGLYQGKRKEAFEINRNFHFFDPQEIDFVILTHAHIDHSGNLPTLVSKGFKGKIYSTFATRDLVTIMLRDSAHIQEKDVEFVNKARSKQGKNLFEPLYTPSDVSKTLKLFVGLNYHHEIEITPDIKLYFADAGHILGSVVSHLTINENGKEIKVGFSGDLGRPNLPILRDPEKIRDVDYFICESTYGGRSHDNPKDSEHQLARVINRAAQRNAKIIVPAFSVGRTQELVYALHRIFQRGDAPKIPVYVDSPLSVNATEVFRLHPECFDNETEEFILKNKDPFGFNQLNYISEVSESKELNSYNGPLMIISSSGMAEAGRILHHLKNNIENPNNIILMVGYSAQDTLGRKIMDKNEYVKIFGDEYKLKAEVIVLNSFSAHADENELITYVNNFDKKMLKNIFLVHGELDQQEIFKNRILENGFAKVTIPDKGDVFVLD; encoded by the coding sequence ATGGAAATTCAATTTATTGGTGCAGCAAAAACTGTAACTGGATCAATGCATTTAGTTACAACCGGAAGCACAAAATTTTTAGTCGATTGCGGATTATATCAAGGGAAAAGAAAAGAGGCTTTTGAAATAAATAGAAATTTTCATTTTTTTGATCCACAAGAAATTGATTTTGTAATTTTAACTCACGCACATATTGATCACTCTGGAAATTTACCCACACTAGTTAGTAAGGGATTTAAAGGAAAAATTTATTCGACTTTTGCTACAAGAGACTTAGTTACAATAATGCTTAGAGATAGTGCACATATTCAAGAAAAAGATGTTGAGTTTGTAAATAAAGCAAGATCCAAACAAGGTAAAAATTTATTTGAACCCCTTTACACTCCCAGTGATGTTTCAAAAACTTTAAAACTTTTTGTTGGATTAAATTATCATCATGAAATTGAAATTACTCCTGATATTAAATTATATTTTGCAGATGCCGGACATATTCTGGGCTCAGTAGTTTCGCATTTAACAATAAATGAAAATGGAAAAGAAATTAAAGTTGGATTTAGCGGAGATTTGGGACGACCAAATTTGCCTATTCTTCGAGATCCAGAAAAAATTAGAGATGTAGATTATTTTATTTGCGAAAGTACATACGGTGGTAGAAGTCATGATAATCCAAAGGATTCTGAACATCAACTAGCGAGAGTTATTAACCGTGCAGCACAACGAAATGCAAAAATTATTGTACCAGCTTTTAGTGTTGGAAGAACTCAAGAATTAGTTTATGCTTTACATAGAATTTTTCAAAGAGGCGATGCTCCAAAAATTCCGGTTTATGTTGATAGTCCACTTTCCGTAAATGCAACTGAAGTTTTCAGACTTCATCCTGAATGCTTTGATAATGAAACCGAAGAATTTATTTTAAAGAATAAAGATCCATTTGGATTTAATCAATTAAATTATATCTCTGAAGTTTCTGAATCCAAAGAATTAAATTCATATAATGGACCATTAATGATTATTTCAAGCTCCGGAATGGCTGAAGCTGGAAGAATTCTGCATCATCTAAAAAATAATATTGAAAATCCAAACAACATAATTTTAATGGTTGGTTATTCTGCGCAAGATACATTAGGTAGAAAAATAATGGATAAAAACGAATATGTGAAAATTTTTGGCGATGAATATAAACTTAAAGCAGAAGTAATTGTTTTAAATTCATTTAGTGCACACGCCGATGAAAATGAACTTATTACTTATGTTAATAATTTTGATAAAAAAATGTTGAAAAATATTTTTCTTGTTCACGGCGAATTGGATCAGCAAGAAATATTTAAGAATAGAATTTTAGAAAACGGATTTGCTAAAGTTACAATTCCAGATAAAGGTGATGTATTTGTACTGGATTAA
- a CDS encoding vitamin B12-dependent ribonucleotide reductase: MKISRYYTVANQDPYSTIEFVKRTSEIKNPNGTSVFKMEDVMVPKSWSQVATDIITQKYFRKAGVPKLIKKLKEKGVPKWLQPSVADDELLNELPEKDRFGGETDSRQVFNRLAGTWTYWGWKGNYFDTEEDAQAFYDELCYMLANQMAAPNSPQWFNTGLNWAYGINGPAQGHYYVDYKTGELTQAEDAYTHPQPHACFIQSVKDDLVNEDGIMDLWVREARLFKYGSGTGTNFSKIRGADEPLSGGGKSSGLMSFLKIGDRSAGAIKSGGTTRRAAKMVTLDIDHPDIEEFIDWKQHEEQKVAAIVTGSKLCNLHLNNIVKACYAEHPENDRFNRKSNKKLNAAIINARRSQIPDNYIERVIQLAKLGFTSIEFPEYNTDWNSEAYATVSGQNSNNSVRVTNDFMKAVIADSDWNLHWRVELKKAEKEQRLPRACKTIKARDLWAQIGYAAWASADPGLQYDTTINEWHTCINDGRINASNPCSEYMFLDDTACNLASMNLVKFYDEDKSVFNIKSYRHATRLLTMVLEISVLMAQYPSKSVAQNSYDYRTLGLGYANLGSLLMIQGIPYDSKEGQAIAGALTAIMHMKAYATSAEMAKELGPFIKYENNKENMQRVIRNHKRAAFNVPEEEYEGLSIYPMGIDPKFCPSDLLKAAQQDAVNAVDLGKKYGFRNAQVTVIAPTGTIGLVMDCDTTGIEPDYALVKFKKLAGGGYFKIINQSIPPALRNLGYNQEQINEIVKYAKGTGSLAGCPYINPETLKAKGFTEEILKKIESMLPSVFELNFAFNTHTIGIDFCRNVLGLTEEQINDFNLNLLEQIGFKKQEIALANDYVCGTMTTEGAPFLKHEHYPVFDTANKCGKRGTRFIKAHAHINMMAAAQPFISGAISKTINLPNEAKISDIEDAYMTSWKMGLKANALYRDGSKLSQPLNSTTDDAIEAIEEEEENNNEIIKIAERIIHRYIAKRRRLPDRRTGYTQKAKIGGQTVYIRTGEYENGQLGEIFLDMHREGAAVRSLLNNFAIAISLGLQHGVPLEEFVDAFVFTKFEPSGMVTGNRRIKMATSIIDYIFRELAVTYLGRNDLSHVEEDELTRGKSYGNLVEPEFISEEVISERMIHLDHSIERNSQSTAISSSGNGNGNVIHNQVAQITKKVQEARILGYTGDICPECQSMTMVRNGTCLKCETCGSTTGCS; this comes from the coding sequence ATGAAAATTAGTCGTTACTATACTGTCGCTAATCAAGATCCTTATTCTACGATAGAATTTGTTAAAAGAACTTCAGAAATCAAAAACCCAAACGGAACCAGTGTTTTCAAAATGGAAGATGTAATGGTTCCAAAATCTTGGTCGCAAGTTGCAACCGATATTATAACTCAAAAATATTTTAGAAAAGCCGGCGTTCCAAAGTTAATAAAAAAATTGAAAGAAAAAGGTGTTCCAAAATGGCTTCAACCATCAGTTGCAGATGATGAGCTATTAAATGAATTGCCGGAAAAAGATAGATTCGGTGGTGAAACTGATTCTCGTCAAGTTTTTAATAGATTAGCTGGAACTTGGACGTATTGGGGTTGGAAGGGAAACTATTTTGATACTGAAGAAGACGCGCAAGCCTTTTATGATGAATTATGTTATATGCTTGCAAATCAAATGGCGGCACCAAATAGTCCGCAGTGGTTTAACACAGGTTTAAATTGGGCTTACGGAATTAACGGTCCGGCACAAGGTCATTATTATGTTGATTATAAAACTGGTGAATTAACTCAAGCTGAAGATGCTTACACACATCCCCAGCCGCATGCGTGTTTTATTCAATCGGTTAAAGATGATTTAGTTAATGAAGATGGAATAATGGATCTTTGGGTTCGTGAAGCAAGATTATTTAAATATGGGTCAGGAACCGGAACAAATTTTTCTAAAATAAGAGGAGCAGATGAACCGTTAAGCGGTGGTGGAAAATCTTCGGGATTGATGTCATTTCTTAAAATTGGTGATAGATCAGCCGGTGCGATAAAATCTGGTGGCACAACACGAAGAGCGGCAAAAATGGTAACTCTTGATATTGATCATCCGGATATTGAAGAATTTATTGATTGGAAACAACACGAAGAACAAAAAGTAGCTGCAATTGTTACTGGATCAAAACTTTGTAATTTACATTTAAATAATATTGTAAAAGCTTGCTATGCGGAACATCCGGAAAATGACAGATTTAATAGAAAAAGTAATAAAAAATTAAACGCAGCAATTATAAATGCAAGAAGATCACAAATTCCGGATAATTATATAGAAAGAGTAATTCAACTTGCAAAATTGGGATTTACTTCAATTGAATTTCCTGAATATAATACTGATTGGAATTCTGAAGCTTACGCAACAGTTTCAGGACAAAATTCAAACAATTCTGTTAGAGTTACAAATGATTTTATGAAAGCTGTAATTGCAGATTCAGATTGGAATTTACACTGGCGAGTTGAATTGAAAAAAGCAGAAAAAGAACAAAGATTGCCTCGAGCATGCAAAACTATAAAAGCACGCGATCTTTGGGCACAAATTGGTTATGCCGCTTGGGCTTCAGCAGATCCGGGACTGCAGTATGATACAACAATAAATGAATGGCATACTTGTATAAATGATGGAAGAATAAATGCATCAAATCCTTGCAGCGAATATATGTTTCTTGATGATACTGCATGTAATCTTGCTTCAATGAATTTAGTTAAATTTTACGATGAAGATAAATCTGTATTTAATATAAAATCTTACCGACATGCGACACGATTATTAACGATGGTTTTGGAAATCAGTGTACTAATGGCACAATATCCAAGTAAATCAGTTGCACAAAATAGTTATGATTACAGAACTTTAGGATTGGGTTATGCAAATTTAGGTTCACTTCTCATGATTCAAGGAATTCCTTATGATAGCAAAGAAGGACAAGCAATTGCTGGAGCATTAACTGCAATTATGCACATGAAAGCATATGCAACATCAGCAGAAATGGCAAAAGAATTAGGACCATTTATTAAGTATGAGAATAATAAAGAAAATATGCAGCGGGTTATAAGAAATCATAAAAGAGCTGCATTTAACGTTCCAGAAGAAGAGTATGAAGGTTTATCAATATACCCAATGGGAATAGATCCAAAATTCTGTCCATCAGATTTGCTCAAAGCTGCACAACAAGATGCAGTAAATGCAGTTGATCTTGGGAAAAAATATGGATTTAGAAATGCACAAGTAACTGTTATTGCTCCAACCGGAACTATTGGTTTGGTAATGGATTGCGATACTACCGGAATTGAACCTGATTATGCTTTAGTGAAATTTAAAAAATTAGCTGGCGGCGGATATTTCAAGATTATTAATCAATCAATCCCTCCGGCATTAAGAAATTTGGGATATAATCAAGAACAAATTAATGAAATTGTGAAATACGCAAAAGGAACTGGCTCATTAGCTGGCTGTCCATATATAAATCCCGAAACATTAAAAGCAAAAGGTTTTACTGAAGAAATTTTGAAAAAAATTGAATCAATGCTTCCATCTGTATTTGAATTAAATTTTGCATTTAACACTCACACAATCGGAATAGATTTTTGCAGAAATGTATTAGGTTTAACTGAAGAACAAATAAATGATTTCAATCTAAATTTACTTGAGCAAATAGGTTTTAAGAAACAAGAAATAGCTTTAGCAAATGATTATGTTTGCGGAACAATGACAACCGAGGGTGCACCTTTCCTAAAGCATGAGCATTATCCGGTTTTTGATACTGCAAACAAATGCGGTAAACGTGGAACAAGATTTATAAAAGCTCATGCTCATATAAATATGATGGCTGCAGCTCAACCATTCATTTCCGGCGCAATTTCAAAAACAATAAATTTACCAAACGAAGCAAAAATTTCTGATATAGAAGATGCATATATGACCTCGTGGAAAATGGGATTGAAAGCTAATGCACTTTATAGAGACGGATCAAAATTATCTCAACCACTGAACTCAACAACAGACGACGCAATTGAAGCAATTGAAGAAGAGGAAGAGAACAATAATGAAATTATTAAAATTGCAGAAAGAATAATTCATAGATATATTGCAAAAAGAAGAAGACTTCCGGATAGAAGAACTGGTTATACGCAAAAGGCAAAAATTGGTGGACAAACAGTTTATATAAGAACCGGAGAATATGAAAATGGTCAACTTGGTGAAATATTTTTGGATATGCATAGAGAAGGCGCTGCAGTAAGAAGTTTGTTGAATAATTTTGCAATTGCAATTTCTCTTGGATTGCAACATGGAGTTCCACTGGAAGAATTTGTTGATGCATTTGTGTTCACAAAGTTTGAGCCAAGCGGCATGGTTACCGGAAATAGAAGAATAAAAATGGCAACTTCAATAATAGATTATATTTTTAGAGAATTAGCTGTAACATATCTTGGAAGAAATGATTTATCACATGTTGAAGAAGACGAATTAACACGCGGTAAAAGTTATGGAAATTTAGTTGAACCAGAATTTATCAGTGAAGAAGTAATAAGTGAAAGAATGATTCATTTGGATCATTCGATTGAAAGAAATTCTCAATCAACAGCAATTTCAAGTAGTGGTAACGGTAACGGAAATGTAATTCATAATCAAGTTGCTCAAATTACAAAAAAGGTTCAGGAGGCACGGATATTAGGTTATACCGGTGATATTTGTCCCGAATGCCAAAGTATGACAATGGTTAGAAATGGCACTTGTCTAAAATGCGAAACTTGTGGGTCAACAACCGGCTGCAGTTAA
- a CDS encoding heme-binding domain-containing protein has protein sequence MKKTILIILGIFVVIQFIRIDKSVPDINYTNDIFRISNPTTEIKTMLKNACYDCHSYETKYPWYAEIAPVSWLLKNHIDEGRRHLNFSTWNEYDNEKKLHKLDECIEMVKSGEMPMQGYVMMHSEAELTDDQKNYLANWFSAQKDSL, from the coding sequence ATGAAGAAAACTATTTTAATAATTTTAGGAATTTTTGTTGTAATTCAATTCATTAGAATTGATAAATCTGTTCCGGATATAAATTACACAAATGATATTTTTAGAATTTCGAATCCAACAACGGAAATAAAAACAATGTTAAAAAATGCATGTTATGATTGTCATTCATACGAAACAAAATATCCTTGGTATGCAGAAATTGCGCCAGTTTCTTGGCTGTTGAAAAATCATATTGATGAGGGAAGACGTCATTTAAATTTTTCAACTTGGAATGAATATGATAATGAAAAGAAATTGCATAAATTAGATGAATGTATTGAAATGGTAAAATCCGGTGAAATGCCGATGCAAGGTTATGTTATGATGCATTCCGAAGCAGAACTTACAGATGATCAAAAAAATTATTTAGCAAATTGGTTTTCTGCACAAAAAGATTCGTTATAG